The window TGTCACCATTTACTAGTTACCAGCCTGTGTTCTTGGGCAAAATCAGTTGTTTACTCTGTGTCCTGTttactcctctgtaaaatggaacccTTGCTCACTGATCCCTACCTCATGCTGGTCATGAGGGTTAAACAGTGCCCGGCTCAGGGCAGTAAGGACTCCTGCTTACCTGCTGTTTATATAGCACCTGGCCTCCCCTAAGCACTTATTGAACCCTCGAAGcaacccatttcacagaggaggaaactgaggcaatgaGGGTTAAGTAACTTCTCCAAGACTACCATTGGAGATAGTTAAGAGCTTGCTAGTAGCTGTTGTGGGTTTCTCATATGGGATGGGTCTCTGTGAACTGCCCCTGTGGTGGCACTTGTGGCTAGGAGCTGTCGCAGTCCTTGCCCTCCCCAACCAGGTGTGCCTGGAGGGCAAGCAGCGTGGTGGTGATGCCCAGGTGTGCTCGGGCCTGCCCGCTGTCCTCCTCGGCACCCCGCAGGCGGCCTCACGTGTGGACCAACCAGGCTGGGTGGATCCCTCCCCGCCTGCGGGGGCGCGCGGCGAGCGGCGGGCGGGGCCAGGCGGGGCCGAGGAGCCCATAAAAGCGGCGCCGGCCGCGGTCAGATACCGACACCGATGGCCATGGCGCGTCCTAGCCTCCTGCTGCCGATGGCCCTGGCCTTGCTCGCACTCTGCCTCCTGGTGCTGCCCCGCGACGCCCGGGCCCGGCCGGGGGACCGCAAGGTCGGAGAACTGCAGGAGCTGTCGCCCAGCGACCCGCAGGTGCAGAAGGCGGCGCAGGCGGCCGTGGCCAACTACAACATGGGCAGCAACAGCGACTACTACTACCGCGACATCACCATCCTCCGGGCGCAAAGCCAGGTGCGGGCGGCTGGGCGGGGCCGGGGAAGGGGCGGCGCCGACAGCGCGGGGAGGCGACAGCGGCCCCAGCCGGGCCCCAGATGGAGGGGCGACTAAGAGTAATCAGGGTGGCATCTTAACACAACAGTTTTCAAAATCCAGTTAACGTCAAAAGTCCATGCGGAGCAGAATCTCTGAATTTCAAATAAGGTTCAACCCTGAATCGGCCTTGTCCTGAAAGGCGGATTGGGGTGTGGTGGGGTGAGGGAGAAGGGGCAGCTGTGTGGACTTGAGTCTCAGGCTACTGTCTGGCCCAGGCTCTGCCCACCTCACCAGGGACCCCCACCAGAACTCCCTGCTGCCCTCTCCCTGCCTTTCGGTCCCAGGTCTGAATCCAAAGGCCGTGTGCTGGTTAGGTCCAGGGGAAGGTGATGGGTAATGAGAGGACACGGAGGGAGGTGAGAGGTCCAGGTCAAGGGTCGTCTCCAGGCACCCCTGACCTGTGCCCACCTCTGCCCCAGCTGGTTGCGGGCATCAAGTACTACCTGACCGTGGACATGGAGAGCACGGCCTGCCGGAAGAGTGCCGTGGCTGGAGACCACGTAGACCTCACCACCTGCCCCCTGGCCGCAGAAGCACAGCAGGAGGTAACAGCTGTGTCCCCAGTTAGGCatcagcccagcagccaggcCCTCAGGTTGCCCAGCCTGAACTGGTCTGGCTGGCCGGGCTGATGTCTGGCTGACTCAGCCCTGAGGCTAGGGTGAGGGTGCAGAGAGGAGCAGACTGGGGCTTCCCCTGGACTTGGCggggtgggaggctggggttggCTGGGAAGGTCTGGGGTCTGGTGGTCCTGACCATCTAATTCGCTGTTCCTTCTTGCATCCCAGAGTGTCACAGGCACAGGGCTGTTGGGAGGTGgtggcctggggcctgggctcaCCCCACCTTTTTCATCCTTCTCTCTGCAGAAGCTGCGCTGTGACTTTGAGATCCTTGTGGTTCCCTGGAAGAACTCCTCCCAGCTTCTAAAGCATGACTGTGTGTCCCTGTAGAGACCCCTGTGGGCTTAGGGGAGAGAGGGAGCCAATGAGGCTGGGGAGGACTGGGCGCATGGGTGGAAGGCATGTCAGTTCCTTGGACCATATCTACGGCAATAAATTGCTAGCACTGCTTCTGGCATTGGTCTCTTCTGAGTCCCTCTCTCATCCCCCACTCCCACTCCCAGCAACCCCGCTCCAGCCAACAGGGTGCCCACACCACCCCACGCTCGGCCTCTGCCATCTCAGCCCAGAAGATGCTAAGGGTGCAAAGTTCAGCTCCCAAATTTGGAGTCCCCCAAATATCCCAGCATCACAGACAGAGGAACAAACCTCCAGagactcccagagtttgccaagTTATGGGTGGGGAGACAAAGTCGCAGGAGAGAGATGATGCCCCGGGACAGGAAGGAGACGGCAGCCAGGGGAGGCTGAGGGGCGCCTGAGCCCTGTTCCCTCTCAGCCGCCGGGACCGCTCAGAGCGGTGCTTGGGGGTTTAGCCCGCGCCGCCCCAGAGCACTGAGCTCTCATCCCCTGAGATTCTTAGACCAGCATGTGGCCCAGAGATGGCAGAGCCCCTGCTGGCCAAGACACACACGCTGTGGGCCCCATGCCAGGAGGACTCCCCCACCCTCTGTCCTGAGCAAGACCCCTGGAAGGGGCTGGCAGGGAGCCCCCAGGGGAGTGAGGTCAAATCCGCTGTCCATAGAAGGGGTGAGGGGACAGATGCGGTTTAATGTCCTTTAAAGAAATAGAGTTGGAACATGTTTTGCACACCTGAGTCTGTGGCTGGAATTAACACTCACTACACAAGAGGCACACACGCATCCAGAACTTCTCAAGActccagacacacagacacacacacacacgcgcgtcAGACCTAGCAACCCAGAAGCACAGACACACCCACCCACCACGGATCCTCAGATCGCtcccagacacacagacacacacccaccaCGGATCCTCAGATTGCTCCcagacccacagacacacacacacacgcatgagaCCAAGCAACCCAGAAGCACAAACACAAACACGGGAACAGCAGCCTCACACTGAGGACAACCTGGAATGTATACACAGGCCCCCAAACGCAGACCCACAGGCCCCGGCTGGAGCTGTCTCTCAGATGCCCGGATGCACACCTGTGCGTGTCTAGGACAGGATGGGCGGGAACCAGATCCTGAGGGAGCTCAGAGGGTGGGCCCCACCAGGCCCCAGGCGGGCGGGCAGGGTGGCCATGGGGAGCACCTGGCAGCCCCTGCCTGCAGCCCAGCCAGGCCTCACGCCCGCTCCTGCCTGGCTGGCTTCCTGCCCGATGCTGGGACTTAACAAGGAACAGCCCCAGCTCCCAGGTCGTGCTCCTCGAGCCCTCGGAGGCTGAATGGGGTGGCAGTGGGCCTGAGGAGCTGAGTCTGATGGGACCGAGGGTTGTAGGGCAAACTCAAGCCTGTCAGATATGGCAGCTGCGGTCATTCTGCTGCTGGCTGGCTCCCAGGTGCCAGCAAGCAGGAACCTCCTGCATGGCTGGCATGGACTCAGGGGCAGGAAATGCTGAATGAATGTGTGAGGTCGTGCGGTGAGGTGAGGCCAGTGGTCTCTCTACCCCTGGAATCTGTGCCCAAGTCCCTGGTGGGCGTTTCCTCCGcacagtctgtctgtcctctcggctgggctggggcctgggaggagACGGGCTGCTTCTCTCTGGGGCCCAGAGACATGGCCACTGTCTGGTCCAGACTGGACGTAGACGgggtggagagggaaatggccacCGCTCAGCCCCTGCTCTGGGCTTCTGTCCCTGATTCCCTCCAGCTTCACTCTGCTAGAGGTAAGGTGGGTGTGGTGGGTGGTGGGAGAACTCCCTCTGGCTGGACATGAGCGGGACTTAGCGCTTGGTGCCCACTGCCAACCTGAGCATCCTACAGGGGCGCTCATTCCTCGCTTTCCTCTACCAGAGGCTTGTCCCCGCCACACACacccttccccatccccaccccaaggCCGGGAGGACTTGAacagcctccctcctctcccctccccgagGCTCTTTAGCCTGACCCCAGGCAGGGCAGGGTGTGGTGATGACCTCTGCCTTCTGGGCTCAGGCTGTCCCCAGCGAGTTGGCACCGATACTGGATGCTGAGGGTGCCGGTAGGCCCGAGTTCCTGGGCTCTGAGCCCTCATTCCCGGAGCCTCCTGGTCCCTTGGGCTCTTGACAACCATGCGCTGTTCTAACCTGTTCTCTCATCTCCTGGGCCAGACCGGGCTCCCTCCCAGAAGCAGGGTGACTGCCCACTCTCCGTCCATCGCTGAGCCTGGTCCACTTTCCACATCACCCCCCCAACCTGCCCCCGGCTGCTGTTAAGGCCCTGCCAGGCCCAGCCAGGATGCCAGGCCCAGCCAGGATGCCAGGCCCCAGTGGGGCAGGAAGGGATCCAAGGACAAGCCTGTCACCCAGAACACTCCCGTGTATACATGCTCCAGGCTACacgtgcatgcgtgcacacaggTTCCCTTGTGCTTCGGCCGAGCCGGTGAGgacacagagccacctgggattttaaaactctgttggccgcctcccccccacccccgcaggccCAGTGATCTTTCCAGCGGATATGGGGACTTGGCCGGAGTTGGTGGACAGCCAGCCAGAGGCTGAAGTCTGGACCCAGGCTGCCTCTCTGGGGGTCACTTCCTGAAGTCCTCTTCTCCAGCctgtggggaaggggtgggaagtGATGGCGCCAGCCTCTGCTTCCGGGAGGCCTACACTTTTCTCACTCGGGCCACTTCTGGGCACAAGCACCCGAAGCCTAGCCTTCCAGTGCCCCATCCTCtccacctggctcctcccagGTCCTGCCTGGTTCACCTCGAATGTGGTGTCCACAATCTCATCGATGACAGCGGCCTGGGAGCGGAATTTCAGCTGGTAATGCTCCACGCCAGCCACCAGCTGCAGGAAGTGGAACAGGGTCTCCAGCTGCCTGAGGGCGGTGGAGAGGGGGCAAAGCTGGGCCATCTAGCCCCCAGAGTGCCTCCGCACCCCTCAACCCCCACACTCACAGCACCCTATGCCTCCATTTTCAGCCACGGCCCGCCCTTTTCTGTGTGGGCCCTCCATGGTGTATCTCCTTTTCCACATATACCCTGCAGCCCCATCATCTGCCTGGACCATGGAGAGTTCTGACGATTGTTTACCTCCCAACCACCTGCCCCTGCATCCGTCCAACCTACCACACCCTGACTCATGCACCCACTCAGCCACCTACTGGCACACTCGCCTGGCTATCTATCCCTTGACTCACCCATGGGaccatcccaccctttccctctctcacCTATCTCTCCATCCACCTGCTCTtccctggccccacccccacccactacCCATTTATTAACTCCTTCCCTGCCAGCGTGCCTTATCAGTCCAGCCATCAAACAACACTGAAATCGTGGAACATCGCATGGTGCTTGGAGGacacagaaacaaaagagaaacagctcCTGCCACAAGCAGCTCCGTCTGTGACAGAGCCAAGAAGGCACGCCAAGGGTGTTTACACTGGTGACAAGTGTAAACACAGGGCACTGCGGGACCCAGAGGAGGAAAACCTGACCAGGTATCAGGAAAGATATCTGGAGGAAGCATCACTGGGCTGAGCTTGAAAGACACTTTGAGGGTTTGCTAAGCATAGACAGAGTTCCCAGCGCGCCCAGATCTGTGAACAGTGGGGAGTGTCCTGAGGACCAGGCAGGCTTCAAGGAAGGAGTTTTTAGAGGATGGATGAATTCAAGATGAAGACACTCAGGGAAGGTCAGAGTGAGGTGCCCTGACCTTAAGAGAAGGGAGGCAGGAGCCCTTGTAAGGCTGCAAACTCAGCAAAGGCAGGAAAagccaaaacttaaaaa is drawn from Ovis aries strain OAR_USU_Benz2616 breed Rambouillet chromosome 21, ARS-UI_Ramb_v3.0, whole genome shotgun sequence and contains these coding sequences:
- the CST6 gene encoding cystatin-M; protein product: MAMARPSLLLPMALALLALCLLVLPRDARARPGDRKVGELQELSPSDPQVQKAAQAAVANYNMGSNSDYYYRDITILRAQSQLVAGIKYYLTVDMESTACRKSAVAGDHVDLTTCPLAAEAQQEKLRCDFEILVVPWKNSSQLLKHDCVSL